From the genome of Anopheles merus strain MAF chromosome X, AmerM5.1, whole genome shotgun sequence, one region includes:
- the LOC121588851 gene encoding myelin transcription factor 1-like isoform X5, which yields MRQRSSATSRDPPLRSSAGLYGSMESVLPRNRLTSASTSKTSGGSTQYSVATAAAPPPAHFRPASGSVMHDHSRADSRISHQSLSSSIVSSSSNNNNNNNNNNNNNSNNNNGHSSATNPTRTPKHAGLKSVEQRARNKISPGPENAVTSSTSTPGASHRAGPTAPSSSSSSARAPLASSGTEPDNLAGYRRYSTYTAGLKESSKCPTPGCVGLGHVTGLYSHHRSLSGCPRRDKVSSELLALHETILKCPTPGCNGRGHVSAGRNSHRSLSGCPKAAASKAAARELKYQNGLLFRQKLHTAVLNYQQLGEYHSALAVSADDEVAARDSSVPRQHAPTEAARVRQPEPAADSRLVKDLSSKHIGAPEPDSDQSRPSSDGGSPPAPVIKTERQDDTGHTTSTATTGEQSSSGSRMLESSYGRDQDLARYGQIGDARHQHQHQYTTAHYDASQTLPAASGSYDLGTYTTRGYDTGAFERYDTAGYGMQKSFMYGSVYQPVQSTLDDYTAVGLSANTGPTIPPVGTVGAAAQQQDAMLPPPGPPLLKVEMPDENSSSTEPIYPRPVYHYEQPGGCAASPVHPPGYSAINLSVKVTSSEGTLRAVGSPGATPPTGERPPATDHSPNGVSSSNGQLAVNGAKDESDTQLSPKPGTSPNHIKANSPHIPSPQGHTLDLSVSRLPNSSTSPQYHQDAGTAATNARSPPTEPVDFSGPPRPLSFGFMGPPGPGYSRESTPDSAASHYLDGYRDHTGYSPHPGYGMVEYANGYPGYGSNYQACPPYGASLGPYSSVPGAGYSSSGSCYAMPPPSHIPSHDKLLKDGLSGLSRTDRQYHSNTQELKCPTPGCDGSGHATGNYSSHRSLSGCPRATKPKSKPRDGQESEPLRCPIPGCDGSGHSTGKFLSHRSASGCPIANRNRMRVMDSGVPSSADLQPQHSAKLGSMKFDGVSNSTNGCDALTNSLGQGIKKAKYSEEHLSDGGYGKPFSAMSDLVMTHSPDHDTRNGGNTANNLPNGAIGPSQGALSPSSSMSLSHLRSGTRMQDPTAQQQQQQQQGEQRVGSDGTAGVGSGESGGAGGSSGAGEDLLSLEAEISELQRENARVESQMLRLKTDITAMETQLSHAERVRKLRKTRQLQAVAT from the exons ggccaCAGTAGTGCCACCAACCCAACCCGAACGCCAAAACACGCCGGTCTAAAGTCGGTGGAGCAGCGAGCTCGCAACAAGATCAGTCCCGGGCCGGAGAACGCTGTCACTAGTTCCACCTCGACACCGGGCGCGTCCCATCGAGCGGGCCCGACcgcaccgagcagcagcagcagtagcgcgCGGGCGCCTTTGGCATCGTCCGGCACGGAACCGGACAATCTCGCCGGCTACCGCCGCTACAGCACCTACACAGCCGGGTTGAAAG AATCGAGCAAGTGTCCCACTCCGGGCTGCGTCGGGCTAGGGCACGTTACCGGACTCTATTCACATCATCGCAG CTTGTCCGGATGTCCACGGCGTGATAAAGTGTCGTCTGAGT TATTAGCGCTTCACGAAACAATACTGAAATGTCCGACGCCCGGGTGTAACGGTCGCGGACACGTCAGTGCGGGGCGCAATTCGCACCGAAGCCTGTCCGGCTGCCCGAAGGCAGCGGCCAGCAAGGCAGCAGCACGCGAGCTCAAGTACCAGAATGGTTTGCTCTTTCGTCAGAAGCTACACACGGCAG TTTTAAACTATCAGCAATTGGGCGAGTACCATTCGGCACTGGCAGTGTCGGCGGATGACGAAGTAGCAGCACGCGACAGTAGCGTACCGCGACAGCACGCACCGACCGAAGCGGCCAGAGTCAGGCAACCCGAACCGGCCGCCGACAGCCGGCTGGTGAAGGATCTTAGCAGTAAGCATATCGGCGCGCCCGAACCGGATAGCGACCAGTCGCGTCCCAGCTCGGACGGAGGCAGCCCACCGGCACCGGTGATCAAGACGGAGCGGCAGGACGACACCGGCCACACTACTAGCACCGCTACCACCGGCGAGCAATCGTCCTCCGGCAGCAGAATGCTCGAGAGCAGCTACGGCCGCGATCAAGATCTTGCCCGGTACGGGCAGATCGGCGATGCgcgccaccagcaccagcaccagtatACGACGGCCCATTACGACGCCAGCCAGACCCTCCCGGCGGCCAGCGGCTCGTACGATCTTGGCACCTACACGACCCGCGGCTACGATACCGGCGCCTTCGAGCGGTACGACACCGCCGGGTACGGCATGCAGAAGAGCTTCATGTACGGCTCCGTCTACCAGCCAGTACAGTCCACACTCGACGACTACACAGCGGTGGGGCTATCGGCCAATACCGGACCGACCATACCGCCGGTCGGTACGGTGGGCGCCGCGGCTCAGCAGCAGGACGCGATGCTGCCGCCGCCCGGTCCACCGCTGCTCAAGGTGGAGATGCCGGACGAGAACAGCTCGTCGACCGAACCTATCTACCCGCGGCCCGTCTATCACTATGAACAACCGGGCGGCTGCGCTGCCAGCCCGGTCCATCCACCCGGCTACTCCGCGATCAATCTCAGCGTCAAGGTGACGTCCAGCGAGGGCACGCTGCGGGCGGTCGGTTCGCCCGGTGCGACACCGCCCACTGGCGAGCGGCCACCGGCCACCGATCACTCGCCGAACGGTGTGTCCTCCTCGAACGGGCAGCTGGCGGTAAACGGCGCCAAGGACGAGTCGGACACGCAGCTCAGTCCCAAACCCGGCACCAGCCCGAATCACATCAAGGCGAACAGTCCACACATACCGAGCCCCCAGGGACATACGCTTGATCTGAGCGTTAGCCGACTGCCGAACAG CTCCACAAGTCCACAGTACCACCAGGATGCCGGTACCGCGGCAACGAACGCTCGATCGCCCCCAACAGAACCAGTCGACTTCAGTGGCCCCCCAAGGCCACTCAGCTTTGGCTTCATGGGACCGCCGGGGCCGGGGTACAGCCGAGAGTCGACGCCGGACAGTGCCGCTTCCCACTATCTCGACGGCTACCGGGATCATACTG GCTACAGTCCTCATCCGGGCTACGGGATGGTGGAGTACGCAAACGGCTATCCCGGCTACGGTTCCAACTATCAGGCCTGCCCTCCGTACGGTGCGTCCCTCGGCCCGTACTCGTCCGTGCCGGGTGCGGGCTACTCGTCGAGTGGGTCCTGCTACGCGATGCCTCCACCATCGCACATACCGTCGCACGATAAGCTGCTAAAGGATGG CTTGTCTGGACTTTCGCGCACCGACAGACAGTACCACTCGAACACGCAGGAGCTCAAGTGTCCGACGCCGGGCTGTGACGGTTCCGGACATGCCACCGGTAACTACTCCTCCCACCGCAGCCTGTCCGGATGTCCGCGGGCAACCAAACCGAAGAGCAAGCCCCGCGACGGCCAAGAATCCGAACCGCTTAG ATGTCCCATTCCAGGCTGTGATGGTTCTGGACATTCGACGGGAAAATTCCTCTCCCATCGCAG TGCGTCCGGCTGTCCGATTGCGAACCGGAATCGTATGCGCGTCATGGATTcgggagttcccagctcggcGGACCTCCAGCCACAACACTCGGCCAAACTTGGCTCGATGAAGTTTGACGGCGTGTCAAATTCGACCAACGGCTGTGATG CGCTCACTAACTCGCTTGGTCAGGGCATCAAGAAGGCAAAATACTCGGAGGAACATCTAAGCGACGGAGGATATGGAAAACCATTTTCCG ccatgtCCGACCTGGTGATGACGCACTCGCCGGATCACGACACGCGCAATGGTGGCAATACGGCGAACAACCTGCCGAACGGAGCGATCGGACCATCACAGGGCGCACTATCGCCCAGCTCCTCAATGTCCCTTTCCCACCTGCGGTCCGGCACGCGTATGCAGGACCCGaccgcacagcagcagcagcagcagcagcagggtgaACAGCGAGTCGGCAGCGATGGGACGGCGGGCGTGGGCAGCGGCGAGagcggtggtgctggtgggtCATCCGGAGCCGGCGAAGACCTGCTGTCGCTCGAGGCGGAGATATCCGAGCTGCAGCGGGAGAACGCCCGCGTCGAGTCGCAGATGCTCCGGCTGAAGACCGACATTACCGCAATGGAGACGCAGCTTAGCCACGCCGAACGGGTACGTAAGCTAAG GAAAACGAGACAGTTACAGGCCGTGGCAACGTAA
- the LOC121588851 gene encoding mucin-19-like isoform X1, whose product MRQRSSATSRDPPLRSSAGLYGSMESVLPRNRLTSASTSKTSGGSTQYSVATAAAPPPAHFRPASGSVMHDHSRADSRISHQSLSSSIVSSSSNNNNNNNNNNNNNSNNNNGHSSATNPTRTPKHAGLKSVEQRARNKISPGPENAVTSSTSTPGASHRAGPTAPSSSSSSARAPLASSGTEPDNLAGYRRYSTYTAGLKESSKCPTPGCVGLGHVTGLYSHHRSLSGCPRRDKVSSELLALHETILKCPTPGCNGRGHVSAGRNSHRSLSGCPKAAASKAAARELKYQNGLLFRQKLHTAVLNYQQLGEYHSALAVSADDEVAARDSSVPRQHAPTEAARVRQPEPAADSRLVKDLSSKHIGAPEPDSDQSRPSSDGGSPPAPVIKTERQDDTGHTTSTATTGEQSSSGSRMLESSYGRDQDLARYGQIGDARHQHQHQYTTAHYDASQTLPAASGSYDLGTYTTRGYDTGAFERYDTAGYGMQKSFMYGSVYQPVQSTLDDYTAVGLSANTGPTIPPVGTVGAAAQQQDAMLPPPGPPLLKVEMPDENSSSTEPIYPRPVYHYEQPGGCAASPVHPPGYSAINLSVKVTSSEGTLRAVGSPGATPPTGERPPATDHSPNGVSSSNGQLAVNGAKDESDTQLSPKPGTSPNHIKANSPHIPSPQGHTLDLSVSRLPNSSTSPQYHQDAGTAATNARSPPTEPVDFSGPPRPLSFGFMGPPGPGYSRESTPDSAASHYLDGYRDHTGYSPHPGYGMVEYANGYPGYGSNYQACPPYGASLGPYSSVPGAGYSSSGSCYAMPPPSHIPSHDKLLKDGLSGLSRTDRQYHSNTQELKCPTPGCDGSGHATGNYSSHRSLSGCPRATKPKSKPRDGQESEPLRCPIPGCDGSGHSTGKFLSHRSASGCPIANRNRMRVMDSGVPSSADLQPQHSAKLGSMKFDGVSNSTNGCDALTNSLGQGIKKAKYSEEHLSDGGYGKPFSAMSDLVMTHSPDHDTRNGGNTANNLPNGAIGPSQGALSPSSSMSLSHLRSGTRMQDPTAQQQQQQQQGEQRVGSDGTAGVGSGESGGAGGSSGAGEDLLSLEAEISELQRENARVESQMLRLKTDITAMETQLSHAERQENETVTGRGNVTGYYDHLRNNVITMLEHVKIPSAARCDGTLATHEPPNGRLANGEDPRLANAINSINDKNNNNTTTTIGSGKHTLHSDTDGDGNNNHRGTELGQDHLLASSHGSICCGALDKRGDELTGADPLAKDYQRSLQSTGGGGGGGGHEHSDLARTPDRTHREPPSEEPPYDNYLSKLQSLCSSQPLTSSTTSPSTASSAANGESGSHTYTTVVSACSPMVTPQHHHHHHHQHHHLHSHHHLGAHGAGGVPPGPAAVSGMMAPHHYQPQPPHPMHHLYDGNGPIYTNLGPVPDPHPLYDTMKLSSVGGGGGGGPPVGAGDGFMGMALPAPI is encoded by the exons ggccaCAGTAGTGCCACCAACCCAACCCGAACGCCAAAACACGCCGGTCTAAAGTCGGTGGAGCAGCGAGCTCGCAACAAGATCAGTCCCGGGCCGGAGAACGCTGTCACTAGTTCCACCTCGACACCGGGCGCGTCCCATCGAGCGGGCCCGACcgcaccgagcagcagcagcagtagcgcgCGGGCGCCTTTGGCATCGTCCGGCACGGAACCGGACAATCTCGCCGGCTACCGCCGCTACAGCACCTACACAGCCGGGTTGAAAG AATCGAGCAAGTGTCCCACTCCGGGCTGCGTCGGGCTAGGGCACGTTACCGGACTCTATTCACATCATCGCAG CTTGTCCGGATGTCCACGGCGTGATAAAGTGTCGTCTGAGT TATTAGCGCTTCACGAAACAATACTGAAATGTCCGACGCCCGGGTGTAACGGTCGCGGACACGTCAGTGCGGGGCGCAATTCGCACCGAAGCCTGTCCGGCTGCCCGAAGGCAGCGGCCAGCAAGGCAGCAGCACGCGAGCTCAAGTACCAGAATGGTTTGCTCTTTCGTCAGAAGCTACACACGGCAG TTTTAAACTATCAGCAATTGGGCGAGTACCATTCGGCACTGGCAGTGTCGGCGGATGACGAAGTAGCAGCACGCGACAGTAGCGTACCGCGACAGCACGCACCGACCGAAGCGGCCAGAGTCAGGCAACCCGAACCGGCCGCCGACAGCCGGCTGGTGAAGGATCTTAGCAGTAAGCATATCGGCGCGCCCGAACCGGATAGCGACCAGTCGCGTCCCAGCTCGGACGGAGGCAGCCCACCGGCACCGGTGATCAAGACGGAGCGGCAGGACGACACCGGCCACACTACTAGCACCGCTACCACCGGCGAGCAATCGTCCTCCGGCAGCAGAATGCTCGAGAGCAGCTACGGCCGCGATCAAGATCTTGCCCGGTACGGGCAGATCGGCGATGCgcgccaccagcaccagcaccagtatACGACGGCCCATTACGACGCCAGCCAGACCCTCCCGGCGGCCAGCGGCTCGTACGATCTTGGCACCTACACGACCCGCGGCTACGATACCGGCGCCTTCGAGCGGTACGACACCGCCGGGTACGGCATGCAGAAGAGCTTCATGTACGGCTCCGTCTACCAGCCAGTACAGTCCACACTCGACGACTACACAGCGGTGGGGCTATCGGCCAATACCGGACCGACCATACCGCCGGTCGGTACGGTGGGCGCCGCGGCTCAGCAGCAGGACGCGATGCTGCCGCCGCCCGGTCCACCGCTGCTCAAGGTGGAGATGCCGGACGAGAACAGCTCGTCGACCGAACCTATCTACCCGCGGCCCGTCTATCACTATGAACAACCGGGCGGCTGCGCTGCCAGCCCGGTCCATCCACCCGGCTACTCCGCGATCAATCTCAGCGTCAAGGTGACGTCCAGCGAGGGCACGCTGCGGGCGGTCGGTTCGCCCGGTGCGACACCGCCCACTGGCGAGCGGCCACCGGCCACCGATCACTCGCCGAACGGTGTGTCCTCCTCGAACGGGCAGCTGGCGGTAAACGGCGCCAAGGACGAGTCGGACACGCAGCTCAGTCCCAAACCCGGCACCAGCCCGAATCACATCAAGGCGAACAGTCCACACATACCGAGCCCCCAGGGACATACGCTTGATCTGAGCGTTAGCCGACTGCCGAACAG CTCCACAAGTCCACAGTACCACCAGGATGCCGGTACCGCGGCAACGAACGCTCGATCGCCCCCAACAGAACCAGTCGACTTCAGTGGCCCCCCAAGGCCACTCAGCTTTGGCTTCATGGGACCGCCGGGGCCGGGGTACAGCCGAGAGTCGACGCCGGACAGTGCCGCTTCCCACTATCTCGACGGCTACCGGGATCATACTG GCTACAGTCCTCATCCGGGCTACGGGATGGTGGAGTACGCAAACGGCTATCCCGGCTACGGTTCCAACTATCAGGCCTGCCCTCCGTACGGTGCGTCCCTCGGCCCGTACTCGTCCGTGCCGGGTGCGGGCTACTCGTCGAGTGGGTCCTGCTACGCGATGCCTCCACCATCGCACATACCGTCGCACGATAAGCTGCTAAAGGATGG CTTGTCTGGACTTTCGCGCACCGACAGACAGTACCACTCGAACACGCAGGAGCTCAAGTGTCCGACGCCGGGCTGTGACGGTTCCGGACATGCCACCGGTAACTACTCCTCCCACCGCAGCCTGTCCGGATGTCCGCGGGCAACCAAACCGAAGAGCAAGCCCCGCGACGGCCAAGAATCCGAACCGCTTAG ATGTCCCATTCCAGGCTGTGATGGTTCTGGACATTCGACGGGAAAATTCCTCTCCCATCGCAG TGCGTCCGGCTGTCCGATTGCGAACCGGAATCGTATGCGCGTCATGGATTcgggagttcccagctcggcGGACCTCCAGCCACAACACTCGGCCAAACTTGGCTCGATGAAGTTTGACGGCGTGTCAAATTCGACCAACGGCTGTGATG CGCTCACTAACTCGCTTGGTCAGGGCATCAAGAAGGCAAAATACTCGGAGGAACATCTAAGCGACGGAGGATATGGAAAACCATTTTCCG ccatgtCCGACCTGGTGATGACGCACTCGCCGGATCACGACACGCGCAATGGTGGCAATACGGCGAACAACCTGCCGAACGGAGCGATCGGACCATCACAGGGCGCACTATCGCCCAGCTCCTCAATGTCCCTTTCCCACCTGCGGTCCGGCACGCGTATGCAGGACCCGaccgcacagcagcagcagcagcagcagcagggtgaACAGCGAGTCGGCAGCGATGGGACGGCGGGCGTGGGCAGCGGCGAGagcggtggtgctggtgggtCATCCGGAGCCGGCGAAGACCTGCTGTCGCTCGAGGCGGAGATATCCGAGCTGCAGCGGGAGAACGCCCGCGTCGAGTCGCAGATGCTCCGGCTGAAGACCGACATTACCGCAATGGAGACGCAGCTTAGCCACGCCGAACGG CAGGAAAACGAGACAGTTACAGGCCGTGGCAACGTAACGGGCTACTACGATCATCTGCGCAACAACGTCATAACCATGCTCGAGCACGTCAAGATACCGTCGGCCGCCAGATGCGACGGTACGCTGGCGACTCACGAGCCCCCCAACGGCCGGCTCGCTAATGGTGAAGATCCGCGACTGGCCAACGCCATCAATAGTATAAacgataaaaataacaacaacaccaccactaccatcgGGAGCGGCAAGCACACGCTGCACTCCGATACCGATGGCGACGGTAACAACAATCACAGGGGAACTGAGCTCGGCCAGGATCATCTACTCGCCTCCTCCCATGGTTCCATCTGTTGCGGTGCGCTCGACAAGCGCGGGGACGAGCTGACAGGCGCCGACCCGCTTGCCAAGGACTACCAGAGATCGCTCCAGTCAacaggcggcggcggcggaggcgGTGGGCACGAGCATTCCGACCTGGCCCGAACGCCGGACCGCACGCACCGGGAGCCACCGTCAGAGGAGCCACCGTACGATAACTACCTGTCCAAGCTGCAGTCCCTCTGCTCCTCCCAGCCGCTCACCTCGTCCACTACCTCGCCGTCAACGGCGTCGTCCGCTGCCAACGGCGAGTCCGGCAGCCACACCTACACCACGGTCGTGTCCGCCTGCAGCCCGATGGTGACGCCccagcatcaccaccaccatcaccaccagcatcaCCATCTGCACTCGCACCATCATCTCGGGGCGCACGGTGCCGGTGGCGTCCCGCCTGGCCCGGCGGCCGTATCTGGCATGATGGCGCCGCACCATTACCAGCCCCAGCCGCCCCATCCGATGCACCATTTGTACGATGGGAACGGGCCGATCTACACCAACCTCGGACCGGTGCCGGATCCGCATCCACTCTACGATACGATGAAACTGTCTAGCGTGGGCggtgggggtggtggtggccctCCGGTTGGGGCTGGCGATGGGTTCATGGGGATGGCATTGCCAGCACCGATCTAA
- the LOC121588851 gene encoding myelin transcription factor 1-like isoform X4, whose amino-acid sequence MRQRSSATSRDPPLRSSAGLYGSMESVLPRNRLTSASTSKTSGGSTQYSVATAAAPPPAHFRPASGSVMHDHSRADSRISHQSLSSSIVSSSSNNNNNNNNNNNNNSNNNNGHSSATNPTRTPKHAGLKSVEQRARNKISPGPENAVTSSTSTPGASHRAGPTAPSSSSSSARAPLASSGTEPDNLAGYRRYSTYTAGLKESSKCPTPGCVGLGHVTGLYSHHRSLSGCPRRDKVSSELLALHETILKCPTPGCNGRGHVSAGRNSHRSLSGCPKAAASKAAARELKYQNGLLFRQKLHTAVLNYQQLGEYHSALAVSADDEVAARDSSVPRQHAPTEAARVRQPEPAADSRLVKDLSSKHIGAPEPDSDQSRPSSDGGSPPAPVIKTERQDDTGHTTSTATTGEQSSSGSRMLESSYGRDQDLARYGQIGDARHQHQHQYTTAHYDASQTLPAASGSYDLGTYTTRGYDTGAFERYDTAGYGMQKSFMYGSVYQPVQSTLDDYTAVGLSANTGPTIPPVGTVGAAAQQQDAMLPPPGPPLLKVEMPDENSSSTEPIYPRPVYHYEQPGGCAASPVHPPGYSAINLSVKVTSSEGTLRAVGSPGATPPTGERPPATDHSPNGVSSSNGQLAVNGAKDESDTQLSPKPGTSPNHIKANSPHIPSPQGHTLDLSVSRLPNSSTSPQYHQDAGTAATNARSPPTEPVDFSGPPRPLSFGFMGPPGPGYSRESTPDSAASHYLDGYRDHTGYSPHPGYGMVEYANGYPGYGSNYQACPPYGASLGPYSSVPGAGYSSSGSCYAMPPPSHIPSHDKLLKDGLSGLSRTDRQYHSNTQELKCPTPGCDGSGHATGNYSSHRSLSGCPRATKPKSKPRDGQESEPLRCPIPGCDGSGHSTGKFLSHRSASGCPIANRNRMRVMDSGVPSSADLQPQHSAKLGSMKFDGVSNSTNGCDALTNSLGQGIKKAKYSEEHLSDGGYGKPFSAMSDLVMTHSPDHDTRNGGNTANNLPNGAIGPSQGALSPSSSMSLSHLRSGTRMQDPTAQQQQQQQQGEQRVGSDGTAGVGSGESGGAGGSSGAGEDLLSLEAEISELQRENARVESQMLRLKTDITAMETQLSHAERVRKLSRKTRQLQAVAT is encoded by the exons ggccaCAGTAGTGCCACCAACCCAACCCGAACGCCAAAACACGCCGGTCTAAAGTCGGTGGAGCAGCGAGCTCGCAACAAGATCAGTCCCGGGCCGGAGAACGCTGTCACTAGTTCCACCTCGACACCGGGCGCGTCCCATCGAGCGGGCCCGACcgcaccgagcagcagcagcagtagcgcgCGGGCGCCTTTGGCATCGTCCGGCACGGAACCGGACAATCTCGCCGGCTACCGCCGCTACAGCACCTACACAGCCGGGTTGAAAG AATCGAGCAAGTGTCCCACTCCGGGCTGCGTCGGGCTAGGGCACGTTACCGGACTCTATTCACATCATCGCAG CTTGTCCGGATGTCCACGGCGTGATAAAGTGTCGTCTGAGT TATTAGCGCTTCACGAAACAATACTGAAATGTCCGACGCCCGGGTGTAACGGTCGCGGACACGTCAGTGCGGGGCGCAATTCGCACCGAAGCCTGTCCGGCTGCCCGAAGGCAGCGGCCAGCAAGGCAGCAGCACGCGAGCTCAAGTACCAGAATGGTTTGCTCTTTCGTCAGAAGCTACACACGGCAG TTTTAAACTATCAGCAATTGGGCGAGTACCATTCGGCACTGGCAGTGTCGGCGGATGACGAAGTAGCAGCACGCGACAGTAGCGTACCGCGACAGCACGCACCGACCGAAGCGGCCAGAGTCAGGCAACCCGAACCGGCCGCCGACAGCCGGCTGGTGAAGGATCTTAGCAGTAAGCATATCGGCGCGCCCGAACCGGATAGCGACCAGTCGCGTCCCAGCTCGGACGGAGGCAGCCCACCGGCACCGGTGATCAAGACGGAGCGGCAGGACGACACCGGCCACACTACTAGCACCGCTACCACCGGCGAGCAATCGTCCTCCGGCAGCAGAATGCTCGAGAGCAGCTACGGCCGCGATCAAGATCTTGCCCGGTACGGGCAGATCGGCGATGCgcgccaccagcaccagcaccagtatACGACGGCCCATTACGACGCCAGCCAGACCCTCCCGGCGGCCAGCGGCTCGTACGATCTTGGCACCTACACGACCCGCGGCTACGATACCGGCGCCTTCGAGCGGTACGACACCGCCGGGTACGGCATGCAGAAGAGCTTCATGTACGGCTCCGTCTACCAGCCAGTACAGTCCACACTCGACGACTACACAGCGGTGGGGCTATCGGCCAATACCGGACCGACCATACCGCCGGTCGGTACGGTGGGCGCCGCGGCTCAGCAGCAGGACGCGATGCTGCCGCCGCCCGGTCCACCGCTGCTCAAGGTGGAGATGCCGGACGAGAACAGCTCGTCGACCGAACCTATCTACCCGCGGCCCGTCTATCACTATGAACAACCGGGCGGCTGCGCTGCCAGCCCGGTCCATCCACCCGGCTACTCCGCGATCAATCTCAGCGTCAAGGTGACGTCCAGCGAGGGCACGCTGCGGGCGGTCGGTTCGCCCGGTGCGACACCGCCCACTGGCGAGCGGCCACCGGCCACCGATCACTCGCCGAACGGTGTGTCCTCCTCGAACGGGCAGCTGGCGGTAAACGGCGCCAAGGACGAGTCGGACACGCAGCTCAGTCCCAAACCCGGCACCAGCCCGAATCACATCAAGGCGAACAGTCCACACATACCGAGCCCCCAGGGACATACGCTTGATCTGAGCGTTAGCCGACTGCCGAACAG CTCCACAAGTCCACAGTACCACCAGGATGCCGGTACCGCGGCAACGAACGCTCGATCGCCCCCAACAGAACCAGTCGACTTCAGTGGCCCCCCAAGGCCACTCAGCTTTGGCTTCATGGGACCGCCGGGGCCGGGGTACAGCCGAGAGTCGACGCCGGACAGTGCCGCTTCCCACTATCTCGACGGCTACCGGGATCATACTG GCTACAGTCCTCATCCGGGCTACGGGATGGTGGAGTACGCAAACGGCTATCCCGGCTACGGTTCCAACTATCAGGCCTGCCCTCCGTACGGTGCGTCCCTCGGCCCGTACTCGTCCGTGCCGGGTGCGGGCTACTCGTCGAGTGGGTCCTGCTACGCGATGCCTCCACCATCGCACATACCGTCGCACGATAAGCTGCTAAAGGATGG CTTGTCTGGACTTTCGCGCACCGACAGACAGTACCACTCGAACACGCAGGAGCTCAAGTGTCCGACGCCGGGCTGTGACGGTTCCGGACATGCCACCGGTAACTACTCCTCCCACCGCAGCCTGTCCGGATGTCCGCGGGCAACCAAACCGAAGAGCAAGCCCCGCGACGGCCAAGAATCCGAACCGCTTAG ATGTCCCATTCCAGGCTGTGATGGTTCTGGACATTCGACGGGAAAATTCCTCTCCCATCGCAG TGCGTCCGGCTGTCCGATTGCGAACCGGAATCGTATGCGCGTCATGGATTcgggagttcccagctcggcGGACCTCCAGCCACAACACTCGGCCAAACTTGGCTCGATGAAGTTTGACGGCGTGTCAAATTCGACCAACGGCTGTGATG CGCTCACTAACTCGCTTGGTCAGGGCATCAAGAAGGCAAAATACTCGGAGGAACATCTAAGCGACGGAGGATATGGAAAACCATTTTCCG ccatgtCCGACCTGGTGATGACGCACTCGCCGGATCACGACACGCGCAATGGTGGCAATACGGCGAACAACCTGCCGAACGGAGCGATCGGACCATCACAGGGCGCACTATCGCCCAGCTCCTCAATGTCCCTTTCCCACCTGCGGTCCGGCACGCGTATGCAGGACCCGaccgcacagcagcagcagcagcagcagcagggtgaACAGCGAGTCGGCAGCGATGGGACGGCGGGCGTGGGCAGCGGCGAGagcggtggtgctggtgggtCATCCGGAGCCGGCGAAGACCTGCTGTCGCTCGAGGCGGAGATATCCGAGCTGCAGCGGGAGAACGCCCGCGTCGAGTCGCAGATGCTCCGGCTGAAGACCGACATTACCGCAATGGAGACGCAGCTTAGCCACGCCGAACGGGTACGTAAGCTAAG CAGGAAAACGAGACAGTTACAGGCCGTGGCAACGTAA